A window from Streptomyces sp. NBC_00299 encodes these proteins:
- a CDS encoding glycosyltransferase family 2 protein, with the protein MSRRVIVVTAVHGPSAAFLPQAHRSLCAQELPPGWEWHWVIQEDGQTDEVRPYVPDDPRVTFRQGRPGGPGVARTVALAHTEGEYAKILDADDQLTPGTLARDLAVLEADSAVGWTTSRVLDLLPDGSTAGFPGDPDDGPIEQGAVLDFWRANDFRAQVHPATLCIRRDLLLALGGWMALPASEDTGLLLALNSVSRGWFSAEAGLLYRKWDGQMTGQSAHVDPAERQARMAVVEARARALGSFGWQYPTGP; encoded by the coding sequence TTGTCCCGGCGCGTCATCGTCGTCACCGCTGTCCACGGCCCGTCGGCGGCGTTCCTGCCGCAGGCCCACCGGTCACTGTGCGCACAGGAGTTGCCGCCGGGCTGGGAGTGGCACTGGGTGATCCAGGAGGACGGACAGACCGACGAAGTCCGCCCGTACGTCCCCGACGACCCGCGGGTGACCTTCCGTCAGGGCCGCCCCGGAGGCCCCGGAGTGGCCCGCACGGTCGCGCTCGCGCACACCGAGGGCGAGTACGCCAAGATCCTGGACGCCGACGACCAGCTCACCCCGGGGACGCTCGCCCGCGACCTGGCCGTGCTCGAGGCCGACTCCGCCGTCGGCTGGACGACCTCACGGGTCCTGGACCTGCTGCCGGACGGCTCGACGGCCGGCTTCCCCGGCGACCCGGACGACGGGCCGATCGAGCAGGGCGCCGTACTCGACTTCTGGCGGGCGAACGACTTCCGCGCGCAGGTCCACCCCGCGACCCTGTGCATACGCCGGGACCTGCTGCTCGCCCTCGGCGGCTGGATGGCCCTCCCGGCGTCCGAGGACACGGGCCTGCTGCTCGCGCTCAACTCCGTGAGCCGGGGCTGGTTCTCGGCGGAGGCGGGGCTGCTGTACCGGAAGTGGGACGGCCAGATGACGGGTCAGTCGGCGCACGTCGACCCGGCGGAGCGGCAGGCCCGGATGGCGGTGGTGGAGGCCAGGGCACGGGCGTTGGGCTCGTTCGGGTGGCAGTACCCGACCGGTCCGTGA
- a CDS encoding ferredoxin → MKVSIDTNLCYGSAECVHRAPSVFDFVDEYGVVRPGREDSGDDPQVREAAEKCPSQAISLTG, encoded by the coding sequence ATGAAGGTCTCGATCGACACCAACCTCTGTTACGGCTCAGCCGAGTGCGTGCACAGGGCTCCGTCGGTCTTCGACTTCGTGGACGAGTACGGCGTGGTCAGACCGGGGCGGGAGGACAGCGGCGACGACCCGCAGGTGCGGGAGGCCGCCGAGAAGTGCCCGTCCCAGGCCATCTCCCTCACCGGGTGA